One Scophthalmus maximus strain ysfricsl-2021 chromosome 1, ASM2237912v1, whole genome shotgun sequence genomic region harbors:
- the LOC118310368 gene encoding BCL-6 corepressor-like isoform X1 produces MREERRRTLRSERKVDTSSAHRMNPLAALSIDRNALVGEHLRTHGGMFYPSIRPLSAEKPPEPGTSLPLGYNVLYKPDVTLLDGQKPANGYVGLYKNPAPGLQKPLVVPAAGADGVGLVLPSNKQSDPGLNGAGGFLRLPWISPYADATMYPFLDMAYKASFLSQPSAFIHQQLAYQSLCAAGAESSTTGEDRLFYQPRYAPAHISSPLGPPITIPSANPAPAVLSPLPHCQDKALQGIGPQVQQEPSAFSTSPQIRQEPQHTQRQHGSSSSGGRSGVPVNSSASSAAIELPPVTCHPCSVPSPQSLSHTATDVQKSVYTNTSSSSTSISVSHPFYMAGLSSEHCSHKNSGSNKTKDTSSDRCSVEKCKSRIKTSLDRAVPQKSAKTPGESPLDLSAKELEVFADGFPSKLEALAKLGCLPPSHYGLLASQGERLKEGPLVTSVKTPDHPELIGTVPSPWVVPVPSSAVGSDHYRHSQIIQSVDNIPHRSQNNSPNPASGGRLSVTSPSPKSKVEWPQALDTDLENGPLNNKRETHTFSGKQIITAAQPEAQENPLHPQQQQSHVENGNTSSQIFGESYLPPGLGYTNRFIPYSVAENMSLQRMSIPGKDTVYPHSIFLGRNFYPPHMAPKHGLPYGVHLYHNSQELAPTTMSSYPGLNTKDRLENRSNNQTKLCNTELYRKDADSSPKSDNERDKSTNQTMKTSGKSLTAVRDDIVCIDLVRDETDNDFSSNKHSSPATRAEDSSKQKVLPPNQAAERRPSPQIQTSQPKPPHHKCSSSPPNKEEIPEEEEALSRKLIPEEPTMGCARTSPQQFSRNCKTGASGGPGDLMSVRTSGVVSHEAQSKGLSSKMVDLEQSPYRNSKSLGPVGKDNCSSDCTSSYNIVGAVCTVTSPTSPVHGGSRRPDSPVHGGSRCPDSPVQGGSCRPDSPVQGGSRRPDSPVHGGIRRPDSPVHRGSRRPESPVHGGIRRPDSPVHRGSRRPDSPVQGGSLRPDSPVQRGSRRPDSPVHRGSRRPDSPVQRGSRRPDSPVHRGSRRPDSPVQGGSLRPDSPVQRGSRRPDSPVHGGIRRPDSPVQGGSRRPDSPVHGGIRRPDSPVQGGSRRPDSPVQGGSRRPDSQTCEPGIFSAAAHGNTNPVAPTCRSVNGNYSTVHPSYRNISLSGPNQGSSDSQGHSFGNNQTCVNNISGVSTYRNCFHGSETCWQFSPGNPTNGGLNRMRGHLTRDLECERNSDSCGDVMDPLAGEDEDEDEEDEGPGCSGSRRSDLTRRIANSSGFLGDRFKCVTTELYSDSSQLSREQRALQRAMLRFSELELRKKEGGREDEEGMTAAGGQEGDGGREEEEEEEEEEGKKKKGGGGGERRRNLSAATEEPRGSQSPCPNSHTPVPQRRHPPDDEHAPVPPRRHPPEDEHAPVPPRRHPPEDEHAPVPPRCHPPEDEHAPVPPRCRPPEDEHAPVPPRCHPPEDEHAPVPPRCRPPEDEHAPVPPRCRPPEDEHAPVPPRCRPPEDEHAPVPPRCRPPEDEHAPVPPRCRPPEDEHAPVPPRCRQDEHAPVPPRCRQDEHAPEEERKNKGRNFISQPEQQRFPPTVRSLLQRHASMPTWSPAGSIPGTGENWRSIFSLEPFHQSSIGRLKKGRVEETREEETNGEERMEERMEKERRREERREETREEEKKEEERTEETREGNPNKFTQDDVNRLKVRIELNGLRLNKARLPREPGQRSAEVNRMFRAHCRGVRGRSEVSGGWRDPVSVRRDGPTVCHVAPPPSATHLPRQPAPASMSRVASSRLQDKHQKLRENRRVLTFLPSSPPLPPRSTSPYHHRSRCHDDSDLERPKGKRPCKRKHIGGASDEETEEKNGRVSPSDSSRSPAHLPPSLQNTLTRPVPPELRRLIVNKNAGETLLQRAARRGYEEVVLYCLERRLCDVNHRDNAGYCALHEACARGWLGIVHHLVENGADVNCSAQDGTRPLHDAVENDHVEVVRLLLACGADPTLTSYSGRAPVDMTHSAAMETFLEDYLSDLQGRSEGDPGTCWEFYGSAVCEPSSDGGVINILSDPPGPEEEDEEEEEEDEEQRARREVFEFELSDRPLLPCYNLQVALSQSRRNWLLLSDVLGRLRMTSRSFRRLFPQLNVQSILEDQFQRQASLSQVLTRPDEQELVSVRASVELVEATPELAGMLGSSLEFVESRLDLQGSKTVLDPNLTTSVSLWEQQRPRRKNDGHANAFYLDANIDANMWEQQQRQRSKDPAIANCANPNAKIDANMWEQQCSKDTAIANCANPNAKIDANMWEQQCSKDNAIANCANPNAKIDANMWEQQCSKDNAIANCANPNAKIDANMWEQQCSKDTAIANCANPNAKIDANMWKPQRLRSRNPVNSDSAPSEPQRLWNKNTGNTNPSNSNGAAEANTRRRQHQGNQTEGDKDSTNTAAPPDRSVWEPQRLRSKNAATRSPVKPDAREEANMWERHGIRRVCGISTAARGEVDVVDAHGAKTIKLDAAWQRTLGNVRVHIRDLGLNVGDVKKEQEKKKAS; encoded by the exons ATGCGTGAAGAAAGAAGACGAACCCTCAGAAGTGAAAGGAAG GTGGATACCAGCTCAGCTCACAGGATGAACCCGCTCGCTGCCCTCAGCATCGACCGCAACGCTCTGGTGGGGGAACACCTCCGCACCCATGGAGGAATGTTCTATCCCAGCATCCGTCCTCTTTCGGCTGAAAAGCCCCCGGAGCCTGGAACTTCTCTCCCACTTGGCTATAATGTTCTGTACAAACCTGATGTAACGCTACTGGATGGCCAGAAACCAGCCAATGGATATGTTGGACTCTATAAGAACCCAGCACCAGGGCTGCAGAAACCTCTTGTTGTCCCCGCTGCAGGAGCTGATGGTGTGGGGCTCGTTCTACCCAGTAATAAGCAGTCAGACCCAGGCCTGAATGGTGCTGGTGGGTTCCTGAGGTTGCCCTGGATCAGCCCTTATGCTGATGCAACAATGTACCCCTTCCTGGACATGGCATACAAGGCCTCCTTCCTGTCCCAGCCATCGGCCTTCATCCACCAGCAGCTGGCATATCAGTCTTTGTGTGCCGCTGGGGCAGAAAGCAGCACAACTGGGGAAGACAGACTTTTCTACCAGCCTCGTTATGCCCCGGCCCATATCTCCTCCCCGCTGGGTCCTCCAATCACGATCCCTTCGGCCAACCCAGCTCCTGCTGTCCTCTCACCCCTGCCCCACTGCCAGGACAAGGCTTTGCAGGGAATTGGTCCTCAGGTACAACAGGAACCCTCTGCCTTCAGCACCAGTCCACAGATTCGCCAGGAGCCTCAACATACTCAGCGACAACATGGCAGCAGtagcagtggtggaagaagtggTGTCCCCGTTAACAGCTCAGCCTCCAGCGCTGCCATAGAGTTACCCCCAGTGACCTGTCATCCATGTTCAGTTCCCTCACCCCAATCCCTCAGCCACACCGCTACAGACGTCCAGAAGTCTGTCTACACAAACACCTCCTCATCATCAACGTCAATTTCAGTGTCTCACCCTTTTTACATGGCAGGCCTGAGCTCTGAACACTGCTCTCACAAGAACTCCGGCAGCAACAAAACCAAAGACACCAGCTCAGACCGCTGCAGTGTAGAGAAATGTAAATCACGTATAAAGACATCACTAGACCGAGCTGTACCTCAGAAGTCTGCCAAAACCCCTGGAGAAAGTCCTTTGGATCTGTCTGCCAAAGAGTTGGAAGTATTTGCAGATGGATTCCCATCAAAATTAGAGGCCCTGGCCAAATTGGGGTGTTTACCACCATCTCATTATGGTTTACTGGCCAGTCAAGGGGAGCGTTTAAAAGAGGGTCCACTTGTTACATCAGTAAAGACTCCAGATCATCCTGAACTGATCGGTACCGTGCCCTCCCCTTGGGTTGTTCCagttccttcctcagctgttggCTCAGACCACTACAGACACTCCCAAATAATTCAAAGTGTAGACAATATTCCTCATCGATCACAAAACAATAGTCCCAATCCTGCCTCAGGGGGAAGACTTTCTGTAACGTCTCCATCCCCAAAGTCCAAAGTTGAATGGCCACAAGCCCTCGACACTGATCTGGAGAATGGTCCTctaaacaacaaaagagaaactCATACATTCTCTGGAAAACAGATCATAACTGCTGCTCAACCAGAGGCCCAGGAGAACCCACTTCatccacagcagcaacagtcTCATGTGGAAAACGGAAATACCTCCAGCCAAATCTTTGGTGAATCCTACCTCCCTCCTGGCCTAGGATACACCAACCGCTTCATCCCTTATTCAGTTGCTGAGAATATGTCCCTGCAACGCATGTCCATACCAGGCAAAGACACTGTCTACCCCCACTCAATCTTTCTTGGCAGGAACTTTTACCCACCACACATGGCACCAAAACATGGCCTACCATATGGAGTACATCTGTATCATAATTCCCAGGAATTGGCCCCAACAACCATGTCATCTTACCCTGGTCTTAATACCAAAGACCGGCTTGAGAACAGATCTAACAACCAGACTAAACTCTGTAACACAGAACTGTACAGGAAGGATGCTGACAGCTCCCCAAAGAGTGACAATGAGCGAGACAAGTCCACAAACCAAACCATGAAGACTTCAGGAAAAAGCCTCACTGCTGTCAGAGATGACATAGTTTGTATTGACCTGGTGCGCGATGAGACAGACAATGATTTTTCCAGCAACAAACACAGCTCTCCAGCTACCAGAGCAGAGGATTCCTCCAAACAAAAGGTCCTCCCTCCCAACCAAGCTGCAGAACGCAGGCCAAGTCCACAGATTCAGACTTCCCAACCAAAACCTCCTCATCACAAAtgttcttcatctcctcctaaTAAAGAGGAGAtcccagaagaggaagaagctcTTTCCAGGAAGCTCATTCCAGAGGAGCCGACAATGGGCTGTGCCCGAACTAGTCCTCAGCAATTTTCTAGAAATTGTAAAACTGGAGCCTCCGGTGGTCCTGGGGACTTGATGAGTGTTAGAACTAGTGGTGTTGTAAGTCATGAAGCTCAGTCAAAAGGCTTGTCCAGTAAAATGGTTGATCTTGAGCAAAGCCCCTATAGGAATAGTAAGTCATTAGGTCCTGTTGGCAAAGACAATTGTTCTAGTGACTGTACCAGTTCTTACAACATAGTGGGAGCAGTGTGTACCGTCACCAGTCCCACGAGTCCAGTTCATGGGGGCAGCCGTCGTCCAGACAGTCCAGTTCACGGGGGCAGCCGTTGTCCAGACAGTCCAGTTCAAGGGGGCAGCTGTCGTCCAGACAGTCCAGTTCAAGGGGGCAGCCGTCGTCCAGACAGTCCAGTTCATGGGGGCATCCGTCGTCCAGACAGTCCAGTTCACAGGGGCAGCCGTCGTCCAGAGAGTCCAGTTCATGGGGGCATCCGTCGTCCAGACAGTCCAGTTCACAGGGGCAGCCGTCGTCCAGACAGTCCAGTTCAAGGGGGCAGCCTTCGTCCAGACAGTCCAGTTCAAAGGGGCAGCCGTCGTCCAGACAGTCCAGTTCACAGGGGCAGCCGTCGTCCAGACAGTCCAGTTCAAAGGGGCAGCCGTCGTCCAGACAGTCCAGTTCACAGGGGCAGCCGTCGTCCAGACAGTCCAGTTCAAGGGGGCAGCCTTCGTCCAGACAGTCCAGTTCAAAGGGGCAGCCGTCGTCCAGACAGTCCAGTTCACGGGGGCATCCGTCGTCCAGACAGTCCAGTTCAAGGGGGCAGCCGTCGTCCAGACAGTCCAGTTCACGGGGGCATCCGTCGTCCAGACAGTCCAGTTCAAGGGGGCAGCCGTCGTCCAGACAGTCCAGTTCAAGGGGGCAGCCGTCGTCCAGACAGTCAAACGTGTGAACCCGGAATCTTCAGTGCTGCAGCTCATGGAAACACCAACCCAGTGGCTCCGACCTGCAGGAGCGTCAATGGAAACTACAGTACAGTTCACCCTTCCTACAGGAACATCAGTCTGAGTGGTCCAAACCAAGGAAGTTCCGACTCCCAGGGTCATTCCTTTGGAAATAACCAGACCTGTGTGAATAATATTTCCGGGGTCTCTACGTATAGAAACTGTTTTCATGGGAGCGAGACCTGTTGGCAATTCTCACCTGGTAATCCAACCAACGGAGGCTTGAACAGGATGCGTGGACACTTGACCCGAGACCTTGAATGTGAAAGAAACTCCGACAGCTGTGGAGACGTCATGGATCCCCTGGCaggcgaggacgaggacgaggacgaggaggacgagggtcCAGGCTGCAGCGGGAGCCGGCGCTCCGACCTCACCAGGCGCATCGCCAACTCTTCAGGCTTCCTGGGAGATCGCTTCAAATGTGTGACCACGGAGCTTTACTCCGACTCCAGCCagctgagcagagagcagagagcactGCAG CGTGCGATGCTGCGATTCTCTGAGCTGGAGctgaggaagaaagagggaggaagagaagatgaagaagggatgacagcagcaggaggccaggagggagacggaggcagggaggaggaagaggaggaggaggaggaggaggggaagaagaaaaagggaggaggaggaggagagagaagaagaaatctgtCTGCAGCCACTGAGGAACCGAGAG GTTCTCAGTCCCCGTGTCCCAACAGCCACACCCCCGTCCCACAACGCCGTCACCCGCCTGACGATGAACACGCCCCCGTCCCACCACGCCGTCACCCGCCTGAGGATGAACACGCCCCCGTCCCACCACGCCGTCACCCGCCTGAGGATGAACACGCCCCCGTCCCACCACGCTGTCACCCGCCTGAGGATGAACACGCCCCCGTCCCTCCACGCTGTCGCCCGCCTGAGGATGAACACGCCCCTGTCCCACCACGCTGTCACCCGCCTGAGGATGAACACGCCCCCGTCCCTCCACGCTGTCGCCCGCCTGAGGATGAGCACGCCCCTGTCCCACCACGCTGTCGCCCGCCTGAGGATGAACACGCCCCCGTCCCTCCACGCTGTCGCCCGCCTGAGGATGAACACGCCCCTGTCCCACCACGCTGTCGCCCGCCTGAGGATGAACACGCCCCCGTCCCACCACGCTGTCGCCCCCCTGAGGATGAACACGCCCCCGTCCCTCCACGCTGTCGCCAGGATGAACACGCCCCCGTCCCTCCACGCTGTCGCCAGGATGAACACGCccccgaggaggagaggaagaacaaggGGAGAAATTTCATCTCACAGCCAGAACAACAAAGGTTTCCACCCACAGTCAGGAGTCTGTTACAGAGACACGCCTCCATGCCGACGTGGTCGCCGGCAGGTTCGATTCCCGGCACAGGGGAAAACTGGAGAAGCATCTTCAGTCTGGAACCTTTTCACCAGAGCAGCATCGGGAGACTGAAGAAAGGAAGGgtggaggagacgagggaggaggagacgaatggggaagagaggatggaagaaaggatggagaaggagaggaggagggaggagagaagggaggagacgagggaggaagagaagaaggaggaggagaggacagaggagacaagggaggGAAACCCCAACAAGTTCACTCAAG ACGACGTGAACAGGCTGAAAGTTCGCATCGAGCTGAACGGCCTCCGTCTCAACAAGGCCCGCCTCCCCAGGGAGCCCGGCCAGAGGTCGGCAGAGGTCAACAGGATGTTCAGAGCGCACTGCCGAGGCGTCagggggaggtcagaggtcagcgggGGATGGCGTGACCCTGTGTCTGTGAGGAGGGACGGTCCGACAG tttgcCATGTGGCCCCACCCCCCTCTGCCACCCATCTCCCCCGGCAACCGGCCCCCGCATCCATGTCCCGCGTTGCCTCGTCCCGCCTCCAGGACAAGCATCAGAAGCTGAGGGAGAATCGCAGGGTCCTCACCTTCCTCCcgtcctcacctcctcttcctccccgctCCACCTCACCTTACCACCATCGCTCCCGCTGCCATGACGACAGCGACCTCGAGCGGCCGAAGGGCAAACGTCCGTGTAAGAGGAAGCACATTGGAGGAGCGAGTgacgaggagacggaggagaagaacgGCAGG gtttctcCGTCAGACTCGTCTCGCTCGCCTgcccatctccctccctctctgcagaaCACACTCACCCGCCCCGTCCCTCCAGAGCTGCGACGACTCATCGTGAACAAAAACGCCGGGGAGACGCTGCTGCAGCGCGCCGCCCGCAGGGGATACGAG GAGGTGGTGCTGTACTGTCTGGAGAGACGTCTGTGCGACGTCAACCACCGAGACAACGCCGGCTACTGCGCCCTGCACGAGGCCTGCGCCCGTGGCTGGCTGGGGATTGTACACCACCTGGTGGAGAACGGCGCAGACGTCAATTGCAGCGCTCAGGATGGAACCAG GCCACTTCACGATGCCGTGGAGAATGACCACGTGGAGGTGGTGCGCCTCCTGCTGGCCTGCGGCGCCGACCCCACCCTCACCTCTTACTCTGGACGAGCACCTGTCGACATGACCCACAGCGCTGCCATGGAAACCTTCCTGGAGG acTATCTCTCTGACCTCCAGGGACGGTCGGAGGGCGACCCGGGAACGTGCTGGGAGTTTTACGGCAGCGCAGTGTGCG AACCGTCCAGTGACGGAGGAGTTATTAACATCCTGTCCGATCCACCGgggcctgaggaggaggacgaggaggaggaagaggaggacgaggagcagcgTGCGAGGAGGGAGGTGTTCGAGTTCGAGCTGTCGGACCGCCCGCTGCTGCCCTGCTACAacctgcaggtggcgctgtcACAGAG tCGGAGGAACTGGCTCCTCCTCTCCGACGTCTTAGGTCGCCTCCGGATGACATCACGTTCTTTCCGGCGCCTCTTCCCTCAGCTCAACGTGCAGTCGATCCTCGAGGACCAGTTCCAGCGCCAGGCGTCGCTGTCGCAGGTCCTGACGCGTCCTGACGAGCAGGAGCTGGTCTCCGTCAGAGCTTCCGTGGAGCTGGTGGAGGCCACGCCGGAGCTCGCCGGAATGCTCGGCTCTTCCCTGGAGTTTGTGGAAAGTCGCTTGGACTTACAAGGAAGTAAAACTGTTCTGGATCCGAACCTGACAACTAGCGTGAGTCTGTGGGAACAACAGCGACCACGAAGGAAGAATGACGGACATGCTAATGCTTTTTATTTGGACGCTAATATAGATGCTAACATgtgggaacaacaacaacgacaacgtAGTAAGGACCCTGCGATAGCTAACTGTGCTAATCCCAATGCTAAAATTGATGCTAACATGTGGGAACAACAATGTAGTAAGGACACTGCGATAGCTAACTGTGCTAATCCCAATGCTAAGATAGATGCTAACATGTGGGAACAACAATGTAGTAAGGACAATGCGATAGCTAACTGTGCTAATCCCAATGCTAAGATAGATGCTAACATGTGGGAACAACAATGTAGTAAGGACAATGCGATAGCTAACTGTGCTAATCCCAATGCTAAGATAGATGCTAACATGTGGGAACAACAATGTAGTAAGGACACTGCGATAGCTAACTGTGCTAATCCCAATGCTAAGATAGATGCTAACATGTGGAAACCTCAGAGACTTCGAAGTCGGAACCCTGTGAATTCTGACTCTGCTCCATCGGAACCTCAGCGACTTTGGAATAAGAACACTGGAAATACTAATCCTTCCAATTCAAATGGTGCGGCGGAGGCTAACACGCGGAGACGACAACATCAAGGGAACCAGACCGAAGGGGATAAGGATTCTACAAACACAGCTGCTCCACCGGATCGTAGCGTTTGGGAACCACAACGACTGCGAAGCAAGAACGCCGCGACCAGGAGCCCTGTGAAACCAGATGCTAGGGAAGAAGCTAACATGTGGGAACGTCATGGAATCAGGAGAGTGTGTGGCATCAGCACAGCAGCTCGAGGAGAAGTGGACGTCGTTGATGCTCACGGAGCGAAGACCATCAAGCTGGACGCTGCCTGGCAAAGGACTCTGGGTAATGTGAGAGTCCACATCAGAG